The following coding sequences lie in one Mycobacterium sp. DL440 genomic window:
- a CDS encoding DoxX family protein, with amino-acid sequence MASSAYDTAILLLRVVLGLTMAAHGYNKFFGGGRIPGTAGWFDSIGMKPGMFHARVAASTEVAAGLGLALGLLTPVPAAGFVALMLVAAWTVHRANGFFIVKEGWEYNLILAVAAVAIAGLGAGRYSLDHLLFSDSGFYHLLHGWCGLTIAIVLGLVGGIGQLVVFFRPPVKES; translated from the coding sequence ATGGCTTCCTCCGCTTACGACACGGCGATCCTGCTCCTGCGCGTGGTCCTCGGTCTGACCATGGCCGCCCACGGCTACAACAAGTTCTTCGGTGGCGGGCGCATCCCCGGCACCGCCGGATGGTTCGACAGCATCGGCATGAAGCCGGGCATGTTCCACGCCCGGGTCGCGGCCAGCACGGAAGTGGCGGCTGGGCTGGGCTTGGCTTTGGGTCTGCTGACCCCGGTGCCTGCGGCCGGGTTCGTGGCGCTGATGCTGGTGGCGGCCTGGACCGTGCACCGGGCCAACGGTTTCTTCATCGTCAAAGAGGGCTGGGAGTACAACCTGATCCTGGCGGTCGCGGCGGTGGCGATCGCGGGCCTCGGCGCCGGCCGCTACAGCCTGGATCACCTGTTGTTCTCCGACTCCGGCTTCTACCACCTGCTGCACGGTTGGTGCGGGCTGACCATTGCGATCGTTCTCGGCTTGGTCGGTGGCATCGGCCAGCTGGTGGTCTTCTTCCGTCCGCCGGTCAAGGAGTCTTGA